In Bactrocera neohumeralis isolate Rockhampton chromosome 5, APGP_CSIRO_Bneo_wtdbg2-racon-allhic-juicebox.fasta_v2, whole genome shotgun sequence, the genomic window aaattgaagtgaaacttGAACAAGAAGGAGGAGGAGTGACAGCTTAAGGAGTAGTTGTTGTAGCGGTGTGTAAAGCAACagtaaaaaaacacacacaaatagcAAACGAAAAGCAAACACACTTGCAACACCTTTGTGTGAACGCAtataatagcaataataacaaatatataaaactaaaagttgaatgcaaacaaatgcaaatgagAAGGAGTGTACTCGTAGTGTTGCGCTGTTGGCAGCAGCCAGGagcggtatgtatgtatgcagcaaaaacaacagtagcagcagcaacaacaacagcgcataTACCATACTAGGCTAATATATTCGaattaatgatattttcttCTGTGAAActtctatattttcttttgtgttaaataaattgtaaatgtttttctttttgatgaAATGAACAAAACAAATCGTTTTAtgagagagagaaaaaattaTCTATTTTAACACACTTCTTACATTACATTAGTAATTTAGTAGACgccattttacaatttattgaaCAAGTGGATGTGTGAgggtatttttttgaaatttttccttaATTGGAAATTGATGAAAGATATgtgttcaaataaaaaatataaattttatttaaaaaaaattaatttctttgtgttgcatttatttatttatgaagtaGCTGAAGTCACGAAGTTATTGGCAAATTAAGTTTgtattgcaatttatttgataatttttgtattacaatttatttgatattttgtattgttatttattaaatgatttttattaatttccaattatttaagcaatttcaaataattaatttttataattcataacttttgaaaaaaatcatataagtaAACAGATTCAGATTCATAAAAATTCTCATGAATAAAATTGATACATTAAAATTcgtcaaataatattttcatgagCTGTATGGAGTATAAgtacacatgtgtgtatgtatataatttcacTATATCTGATTTTTACTCCGATTCATAGCAGCACTTAATAATGATGACTAAGGAAcgacaaataaatttgaaatttttgcaattacGAAATATGTTTGAAGAATAGCAAAATTACtgatatataaatgtattatcaGTTCACGAAAAAATTTGTCTTATTTAACAGaccccaaaaatttaaaaaacatcaatttataaattttaaaataatttagttcTCCCACAATAAAGCagttaattcttattttttatctaattcatttaataatttttttattgttgatgtttttatgatgtttaatgtttatttctaaaatgaatttagtttaaatttgattttagttgtttttaaacttgtttttgaaattttataaaataagttttcattttgtgttaacatttttattttgtttaatttgtttattttaaaaaattattttttattttaaaattttatttttatttgttttttaaatttatttttttttttcaattttttatttttttaatttttttttttttttttttttttttttttttttttatttattttttttttttttaatttattttttttaatttattatttttttttaatttattatttttttttaatttattatttttttttaatttattttttttttttaatttattattatttttttttaatttttcatggttttttatttatttatttttaccaaatatatatattatttgaaataatctcTCACTtcgctttaaaaatataacaagttTCCACTAagagaaaagtaaaataatacactcatgcaatattaaatgaaaacaatacaaaaacgcGTGTCATTTTTCTAACATTGTTGCTGTATGTTAAAATAAgaaagtacatatacatatttatttctattaaaatgtatgcatgtgtaataaaattgtataattgtGTTCTGCTGAAGcacaaaactttcaaattcGCTACGTCAAATTGATATTATGTtccatatgtatacatgtacatacatacatatgtatgtatgtagttgtgttCTGCAACtcttttctgttaaaaatatgtaacttttaaatttcatgtattcattaattttaacaatcacaacaaatgctgtgcatatgtatgttaagtggttaaaaacaaaaaaatgtcttcaaaaatttgctacaagaaatattttaattgtattgcTGCATAGCAACGCTGAAATTTTCTGCGAATTCCATTaagaattcaatattttcttcaaattataatccatgtatgtaaatgtatggtTAGTAGGAAAATAAAATCTAACGCCCCCCATTAAATATTAGTACTTTTTGCACGTATGTACTTCCACACGATCCGCcttttcacatatttatattatttttttttgattgtatACTTCCCTATTTACTGTACTTAAATTGtagtataaaatttataaattattataaataaaattaaatgatgaattcacatacacatacagacacatttAGCTTTCTACCTAAGATTCTTTTCGCGTATTATTAATACAAGAGaagaagtaaaaaacaaaaacaaatatattaaataatgaaaaacttcgtagtataattaaatatacattttatgtaaatgtttataaattataaatgagaaataataaaatgaaaatgcgataaacaaaatctagaaaaaaatacaacttttcTTTGCTCTCTCTGCTGTCTTTGTGCTGTGTAAAGTTTCTTTAGAATCATTTCACTATTTGCTGCTCTGCTGTGACTTTTAAAAGactaaaatattcattaactttttataaaacaaaaaattttagtactcTACGCCTCTACCTTTTATCAACGTCTAACGTCTACTAAGGTCTCTCTCTGTATCCTCTTAAGATTGGTTGCAGGCTTTTCTAATGAAACCGCCTCCACTCTTCTATTTACGCTACTTACTCAAGTTCCTCtaatttaatagttttgttcaagcGAATAAgtttcaatttcatatttttatacatttacgCATCTTATTTCTTTAAAACATGCCATTTTTCAAATCAAGATATACGCTTTTTTACCTATTAGCATAAAATATCAGCATtcctatatttttattaacatttttgcgTATACAAAATAAAAGGAATCAATTTAACAAAGATATTGCTAATTCAtccgacaaaaataaaaaataacaatacttATGCATTAATTTGAGGGAAAACTTATTATAAAgtaattttatgcaaatgtaAACAGCCcacttaataaaaatgtaatacatAGATGATAAATGTAATGGAAATTTTATTCTTACTTACGGAATGTGAGTTGTGTCAACAAAAAAGCTGCTGAAATGATAGATTTTGTGGCGGTGCAACTATTTAGGAGCCGATTGCTAGCTGTAAAATCTCCATTCTTTTTCACAACCATCTAatagcttttttaaatttaaattattgcaacttaatatatgttatttattcaattattaaaaattaaaattatgaattattttttaattacattattGAAATGTCATTTCATTTATTACAAGCACATTGCAACTATTATCGTAACTGCATTAAAAATACCGCTAGTACTTTCATGTATAGTGAGAACCATTGCCCGAATTTATTCGTTATTTTCGCGTCGGTAATGTCACAACGCAGCACATTACACTGTGTGGAAGTTATTGATACGAAGctaaacttttatttcattatttattaattttatcacTATTAATTTAACTACTATTCTGTTTGAAATACGCTTTACGATCAGCAAACGAAATATCAAAAAGGCGGAAATGCTACAGCAGCATATTGCCAACATgcgctaaaattttaaaaaatatttaaaggttGCCATATTTCGTAACTACAATTTTTATGGCGATTGCCTTAACGTTATATCATCTTTAATATAAACTCATCTcgcatttaattatattattttcatttaataattatattttaaccGTCAGCATTTtagctatttattttataaaatatttgtgttattatgtatttttaggCTTCGGCTGTGTTTAGTAATCTTAGCGCTTTGCATTTCTTGCGACCCTGCACTGGTCCAATCAGCTGTTTGCAAACGTCAatggaaataaacaaaaatatttgtggcaacgaattacaaaatttatatttttccttaatttgtgtatatttttaaataaaattagtgaaattttgGTGGTGGTTTTAGTAAAATGGGTTTTCCACgtatattaagtaaaaataataagataTATACGAAATTGGGTGAGTTTTGCTTGTCGGGTGATGCGAGCTTCTGGATTGTTTGTCAAGTGTGCCAAGAGGAGCTACAGACACAAGATCAATTCTGGAAACATATACAAGATGAGCACAATTTCATGCATGGTTTGGGATTTAAACAGGTGAGTTGTGCACAAATTATTGCATATGTAAACATGCTTAGACTCAATTGTTTTGTGTACAATTTGTAACAGGAACAAGCACGAAATTATATGGAGCCTGAGGCGACCACAACACACATTATGCCTTTGCCATTATATCGTAAAGTGAATGAAGAAGAACTACGTGCCAGTGGTGCACTTGAGCATGGTGGCGATAATTCACAAGAAAAACAAGAGCCAAAGGACTATACAGAAATGCGCGCCATCGAACCGAATGCCGTAGAAATCGACATAAAAGTCGAACCGCCTAGTATAAGACATGCGTTAGCATTGGCACCACCACCGCCCGTACCGCAGACCGTACACTCCGTTGGTAATGTTGCTGCTGGCGCCGTAACTGGTGTCGCACATCAAAACGTTGAGGTAAGCACAGCTACGCCAGCCTTATATCAACTGCCACAAGTGACACCAGCAGCAAGTTCATATGGCACCACAATTATACATAGTGCACCGACCCTAACACACACAATGGGTATGTCAAACGCAGCGGCAGCTGCGGCCTTGATGTCCCAAGAAATGCCAAAAGAATCGAATAGCACTACGGCGAGCGCCAGTAGTGCGATGTCGTCAGAAGATGGTGAACGCTGGTATGTATGCGATTATGAAACCTGCGGCCTAAAGTTCAAATATCAGTCACGTTTAGAGTTGCACCGGGCTGTGCACAGTAAAGAGCGACGTTTTGCGTGTGAGCTTTGCGGCGCCTCGTTCAAACAATCGTGCAATCTGTCGACGCATCgtaagaaaaaacattttctgaAAGGTTCAAAAGGACTAGTGCCGCAGCGTTTTTAAAATGCAACGCAACAAAACTaattataaattgatttttttttttaattagtacactgtttttattatttctatactTTTTTGCGTCATTTGCAAATGTAGTTGCAATATTACTTTTTAGTACCAATAACAAAAACTAGTGTAGTTTATAAGGAAAAATAGccttttaaaaatacaaaatatttcacttttaaaagaaataaagaagtgaagttgaaaaatatattatatttttcccagaaattcGTGCAAGTTCAAGTTTAgtcttaagaaaaaatgtttttttttctctttagtGTTAAGACATTtcttttgaaatacatatttacaaaaatatatatatactttttctatactgtatatgtaaataacatTTTACATTATTAAGTGCATATGCATGAAGTATTGTAAAATGTGAATGTTTGGTTGTTCAAAGATCAAACGCGATGGTACAATTAATatgtttttaagattttagtGGATAATAAATTCTTTTTGCCCCGAttaagtacaaaaataaaatttcttgtttttattcataGATTATGGAATAAATAGAGTCAGATACTGAGCACACTTATTTTTATCTGACCTAATACAGTTTTGTTACGACCACAGTTGCATATTCAAATACAGTTTTTATATCACTCTTCAATAAAACTGTTTATTTAGCAATTTctcttttctaaaaatatatgcatatatacatatgtatagttttgtcttataaataactttaattattattgaaacAAGCTTACATTTCATAAGTTGTCTTTACCCGGAATGTAGTTTATAGTATTATATACCGCCATTTCACATCACTTTCTACCCTCAATATCGGCCAGCGAACTACTTTACATATGTgttcataaatttgttttaagacataaaaattaaaaaaaaaattaccttcaAGTCTTTCGCTCATCTTGCAGTTTATACATAACTTTAAGTTCGGAATGATTTATTGCGACGGATTTAGATTTTTCGTCAGGGATAATATTCTTAacactaaaatatatatgcagCTTACTGTATATTTCAACATGAAATATTAAGTTTCACCCACTAAAAACTTCTTCAAATACTGAATCGACACTATCGGTATTCTCTTGATCGCTACGCGCCCGTTTATAATCGCCATTTTGCCAATTTGACGTTTCCTTTACGCAGAGAAAATCACAGCCATTATTTTCGACGTCCGTTTTATTTAACTGTTTTCGCTTCAAACGCTCATGTGCTTTATTGAAATATGTCATAGTACGGTCTTTGAAGATATTGAGCGTTTGTTCAGGGAACTTTTCGCGAAACACTCCTGCAAACACAatgttacaaaaatttataaaaaatcaaacttttCTGTACCTTGAAATACGTCTAGCATAGTCATATCCTTAATTggatatttaataattttttcagcgTTTACTACACCGCGCCAACAGAACTGATTAGATACTTCGTCTGTCATAATGAAACGCCAAAGCACACGACAGAATACATCAGCATTCTCCGCAGCTATAGCAAGTGTTTCTTCGTGCTAaaagtttatatacaaaattctgTAAATTTTAGTATACTACTTGTTTACATTAGAACTTACAAGTGCGTCCCGCATCTCTTTGCTATGGTGCAGCTCATCATCCAAAATGAGCACTTCGTCGCGGCTGTTAAACGGCTGATCTggtattattttcatatatcgCTTTAGCATACGATTACCAGGTTCTTTCTTCAATTCAGTCTCAATGAGTTGCACTGCTTGCGTTAGCTTATTGAGCTTGTATTTGAATTCATTGTTAGCACGTTGCATTTGTTGAAATACGCTTTTCAATAGTGTGCCATTCTCTAGCAATTGCTTGGGTGTAAGCTTATCGATATCTATGTTGGTTTCAAGCTTTCCATTTATGTGTTGGGACTGAAGATCTTTCTCCGGTTGGTTGGTGTCAACTGAAATATAAAGCTTGCTTAAGTTTAAAATGTAATATAACAGTGCTGTGCTAACTTACTTTGCTGCTTGTTGGCTTTATGTTGTACACTACTTTCTGCAACGGGTTGCGTTTCGGTCGGCTTACCTTTGAAGtctaaaaatgtatttgttatATCCGTTAGCTCCATAAGTGCATTTGGATCATTTAACGAAACTTTTTCTAGGTACTCAGCTTCGACATACATTGGTGCCTCATTAGTTACTACTTGAGCCgaatttgttttacatttttttgcatCAGCCGTACCATCCAGACAAATTGGCGTAGTGCAAAGACTCTCACTATGCTCACTAATGAAATTGGTTGTTTGCGACTTTTCATGCATCACACAAAGTTGTGCTGGTGCATAGTCATGCATCTCTTGTATGTGCGTCCAGAAATCGTTTTCATTGCGATGTTCTTGCTGACAGAAGCAGCAAATGATACAGCACTGATTAGGTTCTGCCTCTGTAATACAATAATCgccaaatttttgataaattttattattttgtccaaGAATACGCGTGATGTTCATATTTTTCGGGTAACTTGAGACGTTAATTCTTGAACTTGTAGGCTGCAACTACTGTGCGTACAGacacaatttttcaactttcaaattattattgcaattgttttattaatagtaaaagtttaatgtaaaattgGCAAAAAGCCGCTATTGGCACAAAGAACTTGTGTGCGATAAACAAAAGTCGCATATAAATATGCACTGAATTGCATTTACAGGGTTGTATTTGTGATAAGAGTTCCCAAAATAAAATGGTAACAGTTTTAAAGCTTTTGAAGTAAAATGTTTTAGAgcttatgtaaattttataaacaaattttattctgtggcacaatttaaatatttgctaacCCGGTTTTAAAATTTCGGTATTTCATTTTACCGTTAATTTCAGTTCCTTCTTTTCacttgaattattaaaaatacttaaaagttATTACAAATACTTAAAATTCGAGTGCAAATTAATGTAGATGTTTTtactaaaatacatttttatggtaAATAACTACGCATGAGCAAATACACAGTTTTCCCAAATTTGAGGTTGACTTTCTTCCACCTGttttattccaaaatattttttgcatagtCCGATATATGCAAAACACCATAACGTTCAGAGGCCACGTGTAAATTTTTACCATTCAccaattttgaatttatatgcGGATTGTGTAGCTCAGCGATCAGTGTGCTGCAAGCAGCGGCGGGGTCGCCTGAACCGCTTAGCGAGCCCTACAGAAAATAACTTAAttagaaactaaaattaatagcAAATCTGACTTCATACGCACCAACCAAAATTCATTGCCTGGCAAAGCGTTGCCATCCCACGCATAGGACTCCACAATTAAGGCATTTTCGTATTCCGCTGGctgcaattcaatttcaaataaataatatactacAATGACGATAATGActaatccaaaaatattttaccaattTCTGCGCGGGATTGCGAttgtttatcaatattttaatgCCGCCCTTAGGATGCGTCTCCGCTGTCAGTATGGCACCATCGTAAAGCACATCACAAGCGTTTTGTTTGAAATGCGAAAAGTGCACTACGTCGATGTGCGTTAAGCGCGGCGCTAACGTCAGCAGGCGTTCgctaaaagttgccaaaaatatcTTATATTGATGCTGCACTACACGCCAAACACCCAAGCCAAAGCCGACAACATGTAGATACACCTGCTTCTCAGCCAGCGCACCGCGCACATTTGCCTCCAGTAGCAGCGTATCAAAAGAGATGGCATAACGCCGCTTCATCAGCACATTGTCGAATATGAACTCGGTATTCGGCACTTTGTAATAGCGTGGCGCGTCTAATGCGCACACCTGCTCAAAAAGTTTATCTTGCGCCTCATAGAAACTGGTCCAAAGCTGACGATAGCCAACAATGCGTTTGTCTGTCTGCTCCAACTCACTTGTATTGTGGCCATAACCGTGTGCTTTCGTATTTTGCGTGGGTGTAATGACTATATCCTGCCACTCCATGACATCTGGCACCTCAAAGCGTCCACCAATCATGCCAACAATAACACCAGAGGGCTCAATTTTCGACTTATCCTCTTCAATAACGCCGCAATTGAAACGATTACCATCGTTGAGGAACTCTGTGTGCGAGGATACGGAGAGGAAAGCGGAAAGCTGCGgtgtggaaaaaaaaaattatttaatgctaatttatgcatatatttgaACTGGCTTACGCACTTTTATCTCATCATAGCTGAGCACATGTTTCAGCCGCAGGTTACCACTCTCAGCGCTTGTGCCAACATCATGGAAGCCGCCGAAACCTTCTTGTCCATTTAAGAGCAAATAACTATCCCCTGCGCCCATAAAAACCACACATCGCTTTTCCAGTAAACGTTGTACCAAAGCGGTGAGTGCCATGCCATTGTAAAAGGTGCGTTCGATGTCATTACCTAAAAAGATAACGGTATATAATTTAGAAGTAGCAAGAAATTTGTGTAAAGCtaatgtggttgttgttgttgtggcaatataaaaaatataacgcTATGCGCACGGACGATTAAAAATACGAACTCGTGCTGGCTACGTTCCGTCCCTGTTGAAGACGACTATAAAATAGTACGAGTCGCGCCTTCATTTCATTTAGTAGGCTAGATATGGCCTCTCTGTCAGTATATACGCGAAAAAGTCCTTTACTACTTGAAATATTGATCTGTAGTTTTGCGCACATCATTTTCTCCCcaggaagctgctcatttgtcggtaccgccgatatcggaccactatagcatatagctgccatacaaactgaacggtcaaaaacaagtttttgtaaggaaaacttgaAACTGTAAAGTGttttatagcttcagtgcagccaaAGCTAACAGTTTTTCTGGTTATTTCGAAGATCTAATTTTGTTTGGATGGATGAGTTATATTATAAGACTCGATCTCTCAAGTTCTTAAATGAAAATTCATTATGTTTTGCTACGGCAGTTTAAAAAACCA contains:
- the LOC126757963 gene encoding AT-rich binding protein, which translates into the protein MGFPRILSKNNKIYTKLGEFCLSGDASFWIVCQVCQEELQTQDQFWKHIQDEHNFMHGLGFKQEQARNYMEPEATTTHIMPLPLYRKVNEEELRASGALEHGGDNSQEKQEPKDYTEMRAIEPNAVEIDIKVEPPSIRHALALAPPPPVPQTVHSVGNVAAGAVTGVAHQNVEVSTATPALYQLPQVTPAASSYGTTIIHSAPTLTHTMGMSNAAAAAALMSQEMPKESNSTTASASSAMSSEDGERWYVCDYETCGLKFKYQSRLELHRAVHSKERRFACELCGASFKQSCNLSTHRKKKHFLKGSKGLVPQRF
- the LOC126757961 gene encoding uncharacterized protein LOC126757961; translation: MNITRILGQNNKIYQKFGDYCITEAEPNQCCIICCFCQQEHRNENDFWTHIQEMHDYAPAQLCVMHEKSQTTNFISEHSESLCTTPICLDGTADAKKCKTNSAQVVTNEAPMYVEAEYLEKVSLNDPNALMELTDITNTFLDFKGKPTETQPVAESSVQHKANKQQIDTNQPEKDLQSQHINGKLETNIDIDKLTPKQLLENGTLLKSVFQQMQRANNEFKYKLNKLTQAVQLIETELKKEPGNRMLKRYMKIIPDQPFNSRDEVLILDDELHHSKEMRDALHEETLAIAAENADVFCRVLWRFIMTDEVSNQFCWRGVVNAEKIIKYPIKDMTMLDVFQGVFREKFPEQTLNIFKDRTMTYFNKAHERLKRKQLNKTDVENNGCDFLCVKETSNWQNGDYKRARSDQENTDSVDSVFEEVFSG
- the LOC126757960 gene encoding uncharacterized protein LOC126757960 isoform X2, which gives rise to MGQSHCEIINSLKFIATACNKCRRMSGHRSVGFLSFAYTTFGIKANMSTFGAEFEEVWPKPGAAIKLTEFGTNLLQKCLKVEKPDVSRIDIKSFIKKSSNFPVEFGTNTCRVISQPKERYPEIEKQIASAYPIIHERVLGLYLAFLEHKCKYGNDIERTFYNGMALTALVQRLLEKRCVVFMGAGDSYLLLNGQEGFGGFHDVGTSAESGNLRLKHVLSYDEIKLSAFLSVSSHTEFLNDGNRFNCGVIEEDKSKIEPSGVIVGMIGGRFEVPDVMEWQDIVITPTQNTKAHGYGHNTSELEQTDKRIVGYRQLWTSFYEAQDKLFEQVCALDAPRYYKVPNTEFIFDNVLMKRRYAISFDTLLLEANVRGALAEKQVYLHVVGFGLGVWRVVQHQYKIFLATFSERLLTLAPRLTHIDVVHFSHFKQNACDVLYDGAILTAETHPKGGIKILINNRNPAQKLPAEYENALIVESYAWDGNALPGNEFWLGSLSGSGDPAAACSTLIAELHNPHINSKLVNGKNLHVASERYGVLHISDYAKNILE